The Thalassotalea psychrophila genome window below encodes:
- a CDS encoding ABC transporter permease, which yields MLTFTLRRLNLLFFTLLMLSIISFSLSYLFPGDALINLSGQVSADEQQLAELAQVYQMDKSIFHQYFAYIGQIFEGNFGISMSSQTPISVELVTFLPATIELCLAALFIALLFGVPLGFLSAVFHNKAIDKIILTFAMIGYSIPVFWLALILILVFSITLSWFPSSGQLNLLFEIEQVTGFKFIDILLSDSPYTWQALKDAFMHIIMPAFAVAMAPMTMFIRLARTSMLDVLESNYIKAAKAKGLSQTSIIYHHGIRNSLVGIVRQIGLNFANLVTIAMIAEVIFDWQGAGSWLIQSISERDYTAIQGGLIALATFTFFINILSDFIYATLNPLERHKKHGS from the coding sequence ATGCTAACTTTTACATTACGGCGCTTAAATTTATTGTTTTTCACATTGCTAATGCTTTCTATTATTTCATTTAGTTTAAGTTATTTATTTCCAGGTGATGCGTTAATAAATTTATCTGGTCAAGTAAGTGCCGATGAGCAACAACTCGCAGAACTTGCTCAGGTGTATCAAATGGATAAAAGTATTTTTCATCAATATTTTGCGTATATTGGTCAAATATTTGAAGGGAATTTCGGCATATCAATGTCTAGTCAAACCCCTATCAGCGTTGAGTTGGTTACTTTTTTACCAGCAACGATTGAATTATGCTTAGCAGCTTTGTTTATTGCATTATTATTTGGCGTACCATTAGGCTTTTTATCAGCGGTATTTCATAACAAAGCTATTGATAAAATAATTTTAACCTTCGCCATGATTGGCTACTCCATTCCAGTATTCTGGCTAGCATTAATATTAATACTAGTATTTTCAATAACGTTATCTTGGTTTCCATCTTCTGGACAATTAAATTTATTATTTGAAATTGAGCAAGTCACAGGGTTCAAGTTTATTGATATTTTACTCAGTGATAGCCCTTATACATGGCAAGCATTAAAAGATGCTTTTATGCACATTATAATGCCCGCATTTGCAGTTGCTATGGCACCAATGACGATGTTTATTCGCTTGGCACGCACCTCAATGTTAGATGTTTTGGAGTCTAATTATATTAAAGCAGCGAAAGCAAAAGGTTTGTCACAAACAAGCATTATTTACCATCATGGTATTCGTAACTCTTTAGTCGGCATTGTGAGACAAATAGGTTTAAATTTTGCTAACTTGGTAACTATAGCGATGATTGCTGAAGTTATATTTGATTGGCAAGGAGCTGGAAGCTGGCTCATTCAGAGTATATCTGAACGTGATTATACCGCAATTCAAGGGGGATTAATTGCGTTAGCAACGTTTACGTTTTTCATCAATATTTTATCAGATTTTATATACGCTACGCTTAATCCATTAGAAAGGCATAAAAAACATGGCTCGTGA
- a CDS encoding peptide ABC transporter ATP-binding protein: MTSLIEVKNLSKRYKIKSNWFKKKSVTVLQPISFKLEAKETLAVIGEIGSGKSTLAKLLVGAARPTTGEISLNGQHLQTGNFKQRCQHVRMIFQNAGDTLNPSLTIRQQLEEPLLLNTRLNENERKTMIRATLQKVGLLADHMHFYPHMFSGGQKQRISLARAIILQPQLVILDEALASLDLSLRAQMINLLLELQQQMGLAYLLISHDIDVVEHFSDKLMVLREGKVVEYGNTSDVLANPKDKFTRKLILSQRKINI, encoded by the coding sequence TTGACAAGTTTAATTGAAGTTAAAAATTTAAGTAAGCGATATAAGATCAAATCTAACTGGTTCAAAAAAAAATCGGTTACCGTTTTACAGCCAATTTCGTTTAAGTTAGAAGCTAAAGAGACTCTTGCAGTTATTGGCGAAATTGGCTCAGGAAAATCTACTCTTGCAAAATTATTAGTGGGCGCAGCAAGACCAACAACTGGCGAAATTAGCTTGAATGGTCAACACCTGCAAACGGGTAATTTTAAGCAACGTTGCCAACATGTGAGAATGATATTTCAAAATGCTGGTGATACCCTAAATCCAAGTTTAACCATCAGGCAACAACTTGAAGAACCTTTGCTGTTAAATACTCGTTTGAATGAGAACGAACGAAAAACAATGATAAGAGCCACATTACAGAAAGTAGGCCTATTAGCCGATCATATGCACTTCTACCCTCATATGTTCTCAGGTGGTCAAAAACAGCGTATTTCGCTTGCTAGGGCAATTATATTACAGCCGCAACTTGTTATCTTAGATGAAGCCTTAGCCTCTCTAGATTTATCATTACGCGCGCAAATGATTAATTTATTGCTTGAGTTACAACAACAAATGGGGCTTGCTTATTTATTGATATCTCATGATATTGATGTGGTTGAACATTTTAGTGATAAATTAATGGTGCTACGGGAAGGTAAAGTAGTGGAGTACGGAAATACTAGTGATGTCTTAGCCAATCCAAAAGATAAATTTACTCGCAAGCTAATATTGTCACAAAGAAAAATCAATATATAG
- a CDS encoding HU family DNA-binding protein, which translates to MNKSQLIEKIAAGADISKAAAGRALDSFIDAVSNELKSGEQVALVGFGTFSVRDRAARQGRNPQTGATIEIAAAKIPAFKAGKALKDAVN; encoded by the coding sequence ATGAACAAGTCTCAATTAATCGAGAAAATCGCAGCTGGTGCAGACATTTCTAAAGCAGCGGCTGGCCGCGCACTAGATTCTTTTATCGATGCCGTTTCAAATGAATTAAAATCAGGTGAGCAAGTAGCTCTAGTTGGTTTTGGTACATTCTCAGTTCGTGACCGTGCAGCTCGTCAAGGCCGTAACCCACAAACTGGTGCTACAATCGAAATTGCAGCAGCTAAAATTCCAGCATTTAAAGCCGGTAAAGCGCTTAAAGATGCGGTAAACTAA
- a CDS encoding oligopeptide/dipeptide ABC transporter ATP-binding protein: protein MNLLDIKNLSIELTSHGENILAVDRVSLALKDGEIRGLVGESGSGKSILAQAIIGVLDDKWHVEADRFHWQGIDLLRLPVEERKQIITKDVAMIFQEPMSCLDPTNSIGEQIEESLDSKQFSGFFWQKAQQRKAAAAKLLHKVGIKNHQVCAKSYPHQLTNALCQRVMIAIALAKRPKLLIADEPTASMEASNQAQIFRLLASLNQLKNMSILLISHELEKISHWTDYLTVMYSGQFVEAGTTDQIFNTPFHPYTKALIASTPRAKSNIEKKSRLHAMPGSIPGLQHLPIGCRLGPRCPNAQKKCVQAPLIESYHGHQVSCHFSHRKDY from the coding sequence ATGAATTTACTCGATATAAAAAATTTAAGTATTGAATTAACCAGCCATGGTGAAAACATATTGGCCGTTGATAGAGTATCGCTAGCATTAAAAGATGGTGAAATAAGAGGTCTAGTAGGCGAATCTGGTTCTGGCAAGTCGATACTTGCGCAGGCAATAATTGGCGTTCTTGATGATAAATGGCATGTAGAAGCTGATAGGTTCCATTGGCAAGGCATTGATTTATTGCGTTTACCAGTGGAAGAGCGAAAACAAATTATCACTAAAGATGTAGCAATGATATTTCAGGAGCCGATGAGTTGCTTGGATCCTACCAATAGCATCGGCGAGCAAATAGAAGAGTCGTTAGACAGTAAACAATTTTCAGGTTTCTTTTGGCAAAAAGCACAACAAAGGAAAGCCGCGGCCGCAAAACTTCTACATAAAGTTGGTATTAAAAACCATCAAGTCTGTGCTAAAAGTTACCCTCATCAACTTACCAATGCTTTATGTCAACGAGTTATGATTGCAATAGCTCTGGCAAAAAGGCCTAAACTACTAATTGCTGATGAGCCGACAGCCTCAATGGAAGCAAGCAATCAGGCGCAAATTTTCCGTTTATTAGCTAGCCTTAATCAACTTAAAAACATGTCGATTTTATTAATAAGCCATGAATTAGAAAAAATTAGTCACTGGACCGATTATTTAACCGTAATGTATTCCGGCCAGTTTGTAGAAGCCGGTACGACAGATCAAATATTTAATACACCTTTTCATCCATACACAAAGGCACTTATTGCCAGTACTCCTAGAGCTAAAAGTAATATAGAAAAGAAATCTCGTTTGCATGCCATGCCAGGTAGCATTCCCGGTTTGCAACATTTGCCAATTGGCTGTCGATTGGGCCCTCGTTGTCCAAACGCTCAAAAAAAATGTGTTCAAGCTCCTTTGATTGAGTCATATCATGGCCACCAAGTCAGTTGTCATTTCTCTCATCGCAAGGATTATTGA
- a CDS encoding ABC transporter permease subunit, giving the protein MAREHIYSEEEFPSPIRQLWYTFRNTPVAMIGFSCYLFLVFTAVFGSFITPHDVLENNLDQLLVPPAWSDDGNISYLLGTDDLGRDMLSRLIHGTSLTFGLSFVVVIFAMTIGVIIGSISAITRGVKSSFLTHFLDVILSTPSLLLAIIIVAILGQGLENVLWAIALVSIPQFIHVTRNAIKEEQKKGYVLTPILDGASETRVLITSIYPNIIDKIIIQATLAQSAAILDIAALGFLGLGAPVPMPEWGSMLKNSLDLFYIAPWTSYLPGLAILFTVIVTNLVGEGLRHSLKIQKDN; this is encoded by the coding sequence ATGGCTCGTGAGCATATTTATTCTGAGGAAGAATTTCCATCACCAATAAGGCAGCTATGGTATACCTTTCGTAATACCCCGGTGGCAATGATTGGCTTTAGTTGCTATTTATTTTTAGTTTTTACTGCTGTTTTTGGCAGTTTTATTACGCCTCATGATGTGCTTGAGAATAACTTAGATCAATTATTAGTGCCGCCTGCTTGGAGCGATGATGGCAATATTAGTTATTTACTAGGTACTGATGATTTAGGTCGGGATATGCTTTCTAGGCTTATTCATGGTACATCTCTAACATTTGGTTTAAGTTTTGTTGTCGTTATTTTTGCAATGACTATAGGTGTAATCATTGGCTCAATATCGGCAATAACTAGAGGTGTTAAATCAAGTTTTTTGACGCACTTTCTCGATGTGATATTGTCAACACCGTCACTTTTACTCGCCATAATTATTGTCGCAATTTTAGGGCAAGGCCTTGAAAACGTGCTTTGGGCTATCGCTTTAGTATCTATCCCACAGTTTATTCATGTAACCCGTAATGCGATAAAAGAAGAACAAAAAAAAGGTTATGTGTTAACCCCAATCCTTGATGGCGCGTCAGAAACGAGAGTACTAATCACCTCCATATACCCTAACATTATTGATAAAATTATAATTCAAGCAACATTGGCGCAATCAGCTGCTATTTTAGATATTGCAGCCCTAGGTTTTCTTGGCTTAGGTGCTCCAGTGCCTATGCCTGAGTGGGGATCTATGTTGAAAAATTCTTTAGATTTATTTTATATAGCTCCATGGACATCTTATTTGCCAGGACTGGCTATTTTATTTACAGTAATAGTTACTAACTTGGTTGGTGAAGGTCTTCGTCATTCTTTAAAAATACAAAAAGATAATTAA
- a CDS encoding ABC transporter substrate-binding protein — MKVNSWLPIKKTLQVIAAALLSLIISSCGKVSSDSILSESIVYCSEGSPTSFNPQLVTTGTTIDATSKQIYNRLLGFDPSNFDKIPALAKSWHVTKNNKLVTFYLRKDVKFHQTNYFTPSRNMNADDVIFSFKRILDEKQPFYKSADGKFPFFQSVKFNELVQDVEKIDDYTVRFRLNHPQSSFLANIAAPFSVILSKEYADHLIEQKKDLTLLDNLPIGTGPFKYKDYRNGSLIRFERHEDYWRRKVSIEKLLYNISPDNTIRLTKLLTHECDVISYPIATQEIASRPDLALEHVTSFNVAFLAFNTKVPPFDNPLVRKAVAHAIDKDAIVSAVYYEQAEVAQSLLPKASWAYSDKVEEITYSKDLAIKLLSDAGLSDGFSIDVWAVPVHRAYNPDARKMAKLIKSDLADIGIEVNIITFEWATFLKKLAKGEHQSVLIGWSADHPDPDNFFSPLLSCASVNTGGNRAMWCNEEFDQLLQASLLTNNTSKRKKLYLQAQQLLQEHLPVFPIAHAKRGQAKVKGIEGNILTPFGGISFEDVSKKGTD; from the coding sequence ATGAAAGTTAACTCTTGGTTACCAATTAAGAAAACTCTGCAAGTAATTGCGGCTGCATTACTTAGTTTAATAATAAGTAGTTGCGGAAAGGTCAGCTCCGATTCAATTTTATCTGAAAGTATCGTGTATTGCTCAGAAGGCTCACCCACCTCATTTAATCCGCAATTGGTTACTACTGGCACTACAATTGATGCAACTTCAAAGCAAATCTATAATCGACTGCTCGGTTTTGATCCAAGTAATTTTGACAAAATACCTGCCCTAGCAAAGTCATGGCATGTCACTAAAAATAATAAATTAGTCACTTTTTATTTGCGTAAAGATGTGAAATTTCATCAAACAAACTATTTCACTCCTAGCAGAAATATGAATGCCGATGATGTCATTTTTAGTTTCAAAAGAATATTAGATGAAAAACAACCATTTTATAAATCAGCAGATGGTAAATTTCCATTTTTTCAAAGTGTGAAGTTTAATGAACTAGTTCAAGATGTTGAAAAAATTGACGACTATACTGTTCGCTTTAGGTTAAACCATCCACAAAGTTCTTTTTTAGCAAATATCGCCGCACCATTTTCAGTTATATTGTCAAAAGAATATGCGGATCATTTGATTGAACAGAAAAAAGATCTAACTTTATTAGACAATTTGCCGATAGGAACAGGTCCATTTAAATATAAAGACTATAGAAACGGCTCTTTAATTCGCTTTGAACGTCATGAAGATTATTGGCGGAGAAAGGTTAGTATTGAAAAATTGCTCTATAACATTAGCCCAGATAATACTATTCGGTTAACTAAGCTTCTCACCCATGAGTGCGATGTAATATCATATCCAATTGCAACTCAAGAAATAGCATCAAGGCCTGACTTAGCCTTAGAACATGTAACCTCTTTTAATGTTGCATTTCTTGCTTTTAATACTAAAGTCCCCCCGTTTGATAACCCGCTTGTTCGCAAAGCTGTAGCCCATGCGATAGATAAAGATGCCATTGTCAGTGCTGTTTATTATGAACAAGCTGAAGTAGCACAATCTCTGTTGCCAAAAGCTTCTTGGGCTTATTCAGACAAAGTAGAAGAAATAACATATTCAAAAGATTTAGCAATTAAGTTGCTCAGTGATGCTGGCCTATCTGATGGCTTTAGTATTGATGTTTGGGCTGTTCCAGTTCATAGAGCTTATAACCCTGATGCTAGAAAAATGGCAAAGTTGATCAAGTCTGACCTGGCTGATATTGGTATTGAAGTTAATATTATTACTTTTGAATGGGCTACTTTCTTGAAGAAGCTTGCTAAAGGTGAGCATCAATCAGTGCTTATCGGTTGGTCAGCAGATCATCCTGATCCTGATAATTTTTTCTCTCCTTTACTCAGTTGTGCGTCAGTTAATACCGGTGGTAATAGAGCAATGTGGTGTAATGAAGAATTTGACCAACTATTGCAAGCATCACTGTTAACCAACAATACAAGTAAACGTAAAAAACTCTACCTTCAGGCTCAACAATTACTGCAAGAACATTTACCTGTGTTTCCTATTGCACATGCAAAACGCGGACAAGCTAAAGTTAAAGGAATAGAAGGCAATATACTCACTCCATTTGGTGGCATTAGTTTTGAAGATGTCAGTAAAAAAGGAACTGATTAA
- the lon gene encoding endopeptidase La, producing the protein MTTEHSGQIETPVLALRDVVVYPQMVIPLFVGREKSIRCLDRAMENDKRVFLVAQKDASVDDPQAEDLFQVGTVATILQMLKLPDGTVKVLVEGMQRGSIKEFTETEEYFIADVDFLEVEQSDIDNHEVLVRSAVSQFEGYVKLNKKIPPEVLTSVSGIDSAEQLADTMAAHMPLKLQDKQHVLEIINVGERLEYLMGLMEGEIDLLQVEKKIRGRVKKQMEKSQREYYLNEQMKAIQKELGDMDDVPDEAEQLAKKIEEAQMPKEAKEKTLAELQKLKMMSPMSAEATVVRSYIDWMISVPWKKRSKLKRNLKLAEDVLNKDHYGLEEVKERIIEYLAVQQRVTQLKGPILCLVGPPGVGKTSLGQSIAKSTGRKYVRMALGGVRDEAEIRGHRRTYIGSMPGKLIQKMAKAEVKNPLFLLDEIDKMASDMRGDPASALLEVLDPEQNNNFNDHYLEVDYDLSDVMFVATSNSMNIPGPLLDRMEVIRLSGYTEDEKLNIARNHLLMKQIKRNGLKENEIEIEDSAIIGIIRYYTREAGVRSLEREISKLCRKAVKKILLNKDVKKVVINQENLEDFLGVQRCDYGKAEDENRIGQVTGLAWTEVGGELLTIEAASVPGKGKLQFTGSLGEVMQESIQAALTVVRSRTEGLRINADFNEKRDIHVHVPEGATPKDGPSAGIGMCTALVSSLTGNPVKADVAMTGEITLRGEVLAIGGLKEKLLAAHRGGIKTVIIPKDNERDLKDIPDNVKADLAIHPVKWIDDVLDLALAESPDKWSVAS; encoded by the coding sequence ATGACTACAGAGCATTCAGGACAAATAGAAACCCCGGTATTAGCCTTACGTGATGTCGTTGTCTATCCACAAATGGTTATTCCATTGTTTGTAGGCCGTGAAAAATCAATTCGTTGTTTAGACCGAGCAATGGAAAACGATAAAAGAGTTTTCCTAGTTGCGCAAAAAGATGCCAGTGTAGATGACCCGCAAGCCGAAGATTTATTTCAGGTAGGTACGGTCGCTACTATTTTACAAATGCTTAAATTACCAGATGGCACAGTAAAAGTTTTAGTCGAAGGTATGCAACGTGGCAGTATCAAAGAATTTACTGAAACTGAAGAATACTTCATTGCTGATGTTGACTTTTTAGAGGTTGAGCAAAGCGATATTGATAATCATGAAGTATTGGTACGCAGCGCAGTTTCGCAGTTTGAAGGCTACGTAAAACTAAACAAGAAAATTCCTCCTGAAGTGTTAACTTCTGTATCTGGTATTGATAGTGCCGAGCAACTTGCCGACACTATGGCTGCTCATATGCCGCTTAAATTGCAAGATAAACAGCATGTTTTAGAGATTATTAATGTTGGCGAACGTCTAGAATATTTAATGGGGCTAATGGAAGGAGAAATTGATCTTCTACAGGTAGAAAAGAAAATACGTGGCCGCGTTAAGAAACAAATGGAAAAAAGCCAGCGTGAATACTATTTGAATGAGCAAATGAAGGCCATTCAAAAAGAACTTGGTGATATGGATGATGTGCCCGATGAAGCTGAACAACTAGCTAAAAAAATCGAAGAAGCACAAATGCCTAAAGAAGCAAAAGAAAAAACATTAGCTGAATTGCAAAAACTAAAAATGATGTCTCCTATGTCAGCTGAAGCTACTGTAGTTCGCAGTTACATTGACTGGATGATTTCAGTTCCATGGAAAAAACGCAGTAAACTAAAACGTAACCTTAAACTGGCTGAAGATGTATTAAACAAAGATCATTACGGCTTAGAAGAAGTAAAAGAGCGTATTATTGAATATCTAGCCGTGCAACAGCGTGTAACACAGCTTAAGGGGCCTATTTTATGTCTTGTTGGCCCTCCAGGGGTTGGTAAAACATCGTTAGGTCAATCAATTGCAAAATCTACAGGCCGTAAATATGTCCGCATGGCGTTAGGTGGGGTAAGAGATGAAGCTGAAATTCGTGGTCATCGCCGTACTTATATAGGTTCAATGCCGGGTAAGCTCATTCAAAAGATGGCAAAAGCGGAAGTTAAAAACCCATTATTTCTATTAGATGAAATTGATAAAATGGCCTCTGATATGCGCGGCGATCCAGCTTCTGCATTACTAGAAGTTTTAGATCCTGAGCAAAATAATAATTTTAACGACCATTATCTGGAAGTTGATTATGATTTATCTGATGTTATGTTTGTTGCAACCTCAAATAGCATGAACATACCTGGTCCGTTACTAGATCGGATGGAAGTTATTCGTTTATCGGGTTACACAGAAGACGAAAAGCTTAATATCGCTCGTAATCATTTATTGATGAAACAGATTAAACGAAACGGTTTAAAAGAGAATGAAATTGAAATTGAAGATAGTGCCATTATCGGCATCATTCGCTACTACACTCGCGAAGCTGGCGTACGTAGTTTAGAACGAGAGATTTCGAAGTTATGTCGTAAAGCTGTGAAAAAAATACTACTTAATAAAGATGTTAAAAAAGTAGTTATTAATCAAGAGAACTTAGAAGACTTCTTAGGCGTGCAACGTTGTGACTATGGTAAAGCTGAAGATGAAAATCGCATTGGCCAAGTAACAGGTCTTGCCTGGACTGAAGTTGGTGGTGAATTATTGACCATAGAAGCCGCCTCTGTTCCTGGCAAAGGTAAGTTACAATTTACCGGCTCACTTGGTGAAGTAATGCAAGAGTCAATTCAAGCAGCATTAACAGTAGTTAGAAGCCGAACTGAAGGCTTAAGAATTAACGCTGATTTTAATGAGAAACGTGACATTCATGTTCATGTACCAGAAGGCGCTACACCAAAAGATGGTCCAAGCGCAGGTATTGGAATGTGTACTGCATTAGTATCAAGCTTAACTGGTAATCCTGTTAAAGCAGACGTTGCAATGACTGGTGAAATTACCCTTAGAGGAGAAGTTTTAGCTATCGGTGGTTTAAAAGAGAAACTACTAGCAGCTCATCGAGGTGGTATTAAAACCGTAATCATACCAAAAGATAATGAACGTGATTTAAAAGATATTCCGGACAATGTAAAAGCAGACTTAGCAATTCACCCAGTAAAATGGATTGACGATGTGCTAGATCTTGCCTTAGCTGAGTCGCCTGATAAATGGTCCGTAGCAAGCTAA
- a CDS encoding SurA N-terminal domain-containing protein: MLERIREGSSGITAKVILGLVIATFVFAGVGSYTNSVDTSAATVNGEKISQQKFDQAYQNQRNRMEQQYGEMFAQLAGNDMYMQSMRSNVLENLINEELLDQNARELNIRISDQQIKESILAMQEFQVDGVFNNDRYLMVINQAGFYQPSAFRDYLRVDMARRQLMQSIMATEFSMPYQQDLAVKLTNQTRSIRYATIIAEQFKATAEVTDEEINQYYQENQPRFATQEQVKVEYISLDMDNLKKDVVVEDSEVQAYYDDNLSSYSTIERRRASHILIEFGDDDGAAEQQANDILAKVNAGDDFAALAKEFSADTFSGENGGDLDWFEQGAMDVEFDKAVFALTKENNLSEVVKSDFGFHIIKLTDIEEISTKAFADVKAEILEQLTNDQALEVYYDLQTQMAEVAFESPDSLEEAAAVINAEIKTSNWLTRGNNAAPFNSDVVEVAFSDVVLLDNMNSDVVEVAPDQLAMVVRLSEHQDATTKPLTEVSGQIKVQLVNNKASLAAQQASEELLTKVLAGDDVTAELAATGSSFVAADNITRNGAEVSTNVAKQAFTLAHPTEGQVSAASSVMLSGDYAVVELLSVTEGVAGDADANVEQQQAMAVSQAVFEGYIANLKEKAEITRSLPTNASPLL; the protein is encoded by the coding sequence ATGTTAGAAAGAATAAGAGAAGGCTCTTCAGGAATTACAGCCAAAGTTATTTTAGGTTTAGTAATTGCAACGTTTGTATTTGCCGGTGTTGGTAGTTATACCAATTCTGTTGATACATCAGCAGCCACTGTAAATGGTGAAAAAATAAGCCAACAAAAATTTGACCAAGCTTATCAAAATCAACGTAACCGCATGGAACAGCAATACGGTGAAATGTTTGCACAGTTAGCAGGTAACGATATGTACATGCAATCTATGCGCAGTAATGTACTAGAGAACTTGATCAATGAAGAACTGCTTGATCAAAATGCTCGCGAACTAAATATTCGTATAAGCGATCAACAAATTAAAGAATCTATCCTGGCAATGCAGGAGTTTCAAGTTGATGGTGTATTTAATAATGACCGTTACTTGATGGTGATTAACCAAGCTGGTTTCTACCAACCTTCTGCATTTAGAGATTACTTACGTGTAGATATGGCTCGTCGCCAATTAATGCAGAGTATAATGGCAACAGAATTTAGCATGCCATACCAACAAGACTTGGCTGTAAAGTTAACAAATCAAACTCGTAGCATTCGCTATGCAACTATAATCGCTGAGCAATTTAAAGCGACTGCAGAAGTGACTGATGAAGAAATTAATCAGTATTATCAAGAAAACCAACCTCGTTTTGCTACTCAAGAGCAAGTGAAAGTTGAATACATCAGTCTTGATATGGACAACCTGAAAAAAGACGTAGTTGTTGAAGATAGTGAAGTGCAAGCTTATTATGATGATAACCTTTCATCTTATTCGACAATTGAGCGTCGTCGTGCATCGCACATTTTAATTGAATTTGGTGATGATGATGGTGCTGCTGAACAACAAGCTAACGATATCCTTGCTAAAGTTAATGCCGGTGATGATTTTGCTGCGCTTGCCAAAGAATTTTCTGCAGATACATTCTCGGGTGAGAATGGTGGTGATTTAGATTGGTTTGAACAGGGTGCAATGGATGTTGAATTTGATAAAGCGGTTTTCGCATTAACTAAAGAAAATAACCTTAGTGAAGTTGTGAAATCTGATTTTGGTTTTCACATCATCAAGCTAACTGACATTGAAGAAATTTCAACGAAAGCCTTTGCAGATGTTAAAGCTGAAATTTTAGAGCAATTAACTAATGATCAAGCGTTAGAAGTTTATTACGATTTACAAACTCAAATGGCTGAAGTTGCTTTTGAATCTCCTGACTCTCTTGAAGAAGCAGCAGCAGTAATAAATGCTGAAATTAAAACCAGTAACTGGTTAACTCGTGGTAATAATGCTGCACCATTTAATAGTGATGTTGTTGAAGTTGCTTTCTCTGATGTTGTATTGCTTGATAATATGAACTCAGATGTTGTTGAAGTTGCTCCTGATCAACTAGCAATGGTGGTTCGTCTTAGCGAACATCAAGATGCAACAACGAAACCTTTAACTGAAGTTTCTGGTCAAATTAAAGTTCAACTTGTTAACAACAAAGCAAGTTTAGCTGCACAACAAGCAAGCGAAGAATTACTTACTAAAGTTCTAGCAGGGGATGACGTTACTGCAGAACTTGCGGCTACAGGTTCTAGTTTTGTTGCTGCAGATAATATTACTCGCAACGGCGCTGAAGTTAGCACTAATGTTGCCAAGCAAGCGTTTACATTAGCTCATCCAACTGAAGGCCAAGTATCAGCTGCAAGCTCGGTTATGCTTTCAGGTGATTATGCAGTAGTTGAACTGTTAAGTGTAACAGAAGGCGTTGCCGGTGATGCAGATGCTAACGTTGAACAACAACAAGCTATGGCAGTATCACAAGCGGTGTTTGAAGGTTATATTGCTAATCTTAAAGAAAAGGCAGAGATCACTCGCAGCTTGCCAACAAATGCTTCTCCGTTACTTTAA